A region from the Kineothrix sp. IPX-CK genome encodes:
- a CDS encoding nitroreductase family protein, translating to MLEMLLARRSCREFEDKAVEEEKKEKLLQAAQLAPTGKNSRPWEFVVIENKEILQKLGNCRNPKHPFLPETPLAIVVLGNTQKTDTWIEDASIASIIMQLEAESLGLGSCWVQIRLRESNQGMSSEEYVRKLLGIPEHMAVLSIIAVGYPSGTRPAHKLDEVDQAKIHTETY from the coding sequence ATGTTAGAAATGCTACTTGCAAGGAGAAGTTGCCGGGAATTTGAAGATAAGGCTGTGGAAGAGGAGAAAAAGGAAAAGCTTCTTCAGGCAGCACAGCTTGCACCTACAGGGAAGAATAGCCGCCCGTGGGAATTTGTAGTTATCGAAAATAAGGAAATACTTCAAAAACTTGGTAACTGTCGGAATCCAAAGCATCCGTTTTTACCGGAAACACCTCTTGCTATTGTGGTATTGGGCAATACACAGAAAACCGATACATGGATAGAGGATGCCTCTATAGCCTCTATAATCATGCAGTTGGAAGCAGAGAGCTTAGGTCTTGGCTCCTGCTGGGTGCAGATTCGTTTAAGAGAATCCAATCAGGGAATGAGCAGTGAAGAATATGTGCGTAAACTCCTTGGGATTCCGGAACATATGGCAGTGCTTTCTATTATTGCAGTGGGATATCCGAGCGGGACAAGACCTGCACATAAATTAGACGAAGTAGACCAGGCAAAGATTCATACAGAGACTTATTAA
- a CDS encoding TetR/AcrR family transcriptional regulator has product MPKRTFNRLDDDKKEKVMRAAIEEFQAHGFESAKIEGIAQNAGVAKGSIYQYFDDKKELFLYSVTWAIENFMKMIDRQTPMKDMDVYEYFLSGSRERFEMIRKEPLLVSFAIDFTYGKYGSLAEEINRELKQVGEEYELKLIANGKKRGTIRDDLDDKILLLFFQGVTEKFNMEILAKVKNFESEPTEEQLVETESLVKSMVTLLKQGMER; this is encoded by the coding sequence TTGCCAAAAAGAACATTTAATCGTCTGGATGACGACAAAAAAGAAAAGGTTATGCGGGCAGCGATTGAAGAATTCCAAGCTCATGGATTTGAAAGTGCGAAAATTGAAGGCATTGCCCAAAATGCGGGAGTCGCCAAAGGCAGCATCTATCAATATTTTGATGATAAAAAGGAGCTGTTCTTATATTCTGTCACATGGGCGATAGAGAATTTTATGAAGATGATCGACAGGCAGACTCCTATGAAGGACATGGATGTCTATGAGTATTTTCTTTCAGGAAGCCGCGAACGTTTTGAAATGATAAGAAAGGAACCTTTATTGGTTTCATTTGCCATTGACTTTACCTATGGAAAGTACGGCAGTCTGGCGGAAGAAATAAACAGAGAGTTAAAACAGGTCGGCGAAGAATATGAGCTGAAATTGATAGCCAATGGTAAAAAAAGAGGAACGATTCGTGATGACTTGGATGATAAAATTCTTTTGTTGTTTTTTCAAGGGGTAACTGAAAAATTCAATATGGAAATTTTAGCAAAGGTTAAGAATTTTGAGTCTGAGCCTACGGAAGAACAGCTTGTCGAGACAGAAAGTCTTGTGAAAAGCATGGTTACATTATTAAAACAAGGAATGGAGAGGTAA
- a CDS encoding peptide-methionine (S)-S-oxide reductase, producing the protein MIETIYFAGGCLWGVQAFVKTLKGVIHTQAGRVNGCSNTLEGEYDGYAECVKTEFDSEIVTIFQLMDYFFEIIDPYSVNKQGNDEGKKYRTGVYSKVPQHLEEAKNYIAKRADRDKIAVEVLPLINYVKSAEEHQDRLDRCPNDYCHIPKDLLHKYS; encoded by the coding sequence ATGATAGAAACAATATATTTTGCAGGTGGCTGTCTATGGGGAGTACAGGCATTTGTCAAAACATTAAAGGGTGTTATTCATACTCAAGCAGGAAGAGTAAATGGATGTTCAAATACTCTTGAAGGTGAGTATGATGGTTATGCTGAATGCGTAAAAACAGAATTTGACTCTGAAATTGTAACTATTTTTCAACTCATGGACTATTTTTTTGAGATCATAGATCCTTACAGTGTAAATAAACAGGGTAATGATGAGGGAAAAAAATATCGTACAGGCGTATATAGTAAAGTACCCCAACATTTGGAAGAAGCGAAGAATTATATAGCAAAAAGAGCAGATAGGGATAAAATTGCAGTGGAAGTTCTTCCACTGATAAATTACGTTAAAAGTGCAGAGGAGCATCAAGATAGATTAGATAGGTGCCCTAATGACTATTGTCACATCCCTAAAGATTTGTTACACAAATATTCATAA
- a CDS encoding phenylpyruvate tautomerase MIF-related protein, with translation MPYIAINTSKLLSDTQKEALKTALGEKITVIPGKVESKLMIDISDSHTMYFAGEKRELAYVDVKCYGSTEFASKKAFTEAAFEAVQQTTGLPQDGIYLTYSEFENWGTLGSMK, from the coding sequence ATGCCATATATTGCGATCAACACCTCGAAACTGCTGTCCGATACACAGAAGGAGGCGCTCAAGACCGCGCTGGGCGAGAAAATCACGGTCATCCCCGGAAAGGTCGAAAGCAAGCTGATGATCGACATTTCCGACAGTCACACCATGTATTTCGCAGGCGAAAAGCGCGAGCTTGCCTATGTGGACGTTAAGTGCTACGGTTCGACTGAGTTCGCAAGCAAAAAGGCGTTCACCGAGGCCGCGTTCGAGGCCGTGCAACAGACGACCGGCCTGCCGCAGGACGGTATCTATCTCACCTACAGCGAGTTTGAAAACTGGGGCACGCTGGGCTCGATGAAGTAA
- a CDS encoding ABC transporter ATP-binding protein encodes MFIIVKKLKKSYSAGENKSEILKEVSLELEKGQIGVILGPSGSGKSTLMNIIGGVDHADSGSIHVDGLEITALDDDKLTDYRRDSVGFIFQFYNLIPNLTVTENIEVVSNISKAPLNIDTVLKAVGLEVKRRSFPRELSGGEQQRVAIARAIVKNPKLLLCDEPTGALDYETSRDVLSLLQKVNREFGTSILMITHNTAIGDMANVVYKLRSGEIVETIRHDETVAAERIEW; translated from the coding sequence ATGTTTATTATAGTAAAAAAATTGAAAAAGAGCTATAGTGCGGGTGAAAATAAAAGTGAGATATTAAAAGAGGTAAGCCTTGAGCTTGAAAAAGGGCAAATAGGCGTGATACTCGGTCCATCCGGCTCAGGGAAATCAACACTGATGAACATTATCGGGGGCGTCGACCATGCAGACAGCGGTAGTATCCATGTCGACGGCTTGGAAATAACAGCACTTGACGACGATAAGCTGACGGACTACCGTAGGGACTCGGTCGGTTTTATCTTTCAGTTCTATAATCTCATACCTAATCTTACTGTTACGGAAAACATAGAGGTAGTTTCTAACATATCCAAGGCCCCGCTGAATATTGATACGGTGCTGAAAGCGGTTGGTCTTGAAGTAAAAAGGAGGAGTTTCCCGAGAGAACTTTCAGGAGGGGAACAGCAGCGTGTAGCCATAGCCCGTGCTATTGTCAAGAACCCTAAGCTCCTTTTGTGTGATGAGCCGACCGGTGCGTTGGATTATGAAACATCTCGAGATGTGCTTTCCCTTTTACAAAAAGTCAACCGTGAATTCGGAACGAGTATCTTGATGATCACCCATAACACTGCCATTGGCGATATGGCGAATGTGGTTTACAAGCTGCGCAGCGGAGAAATCGTTGAAACAATCCGTCATGACGAAACGGTTGCAGCGGAAAGGATTGAGTGGTAA